The following coding sequences lie in one Megalodesulfovibrio gigas DSM 1382 = ATCC 19364 genomic window:
- a CDS encoding glycosyltransferase family 4 protein — MERPRMTPPVILVNAIPLVQVATGICRYVRQVYAALERRHGQEARFLYFDGSTASPAMPEPAAWSARAGLLRRLPTPAALAARLAVHARRELAFARVLRRHRVDVYHETAFFPFHVPAGLPTVFTVHDLSLQRHPQWHPRERVLYARLFFRSRLPDVTHFLSVSAFTARELTAWADIAPARITVTPLAHDRTLFYEPDTAAVAAVRARYALPERFFLFLGSGDPRKNAALIPRAVAAAGLDVPVVGVGWRGWDDPSGGIRSLGFVPDADLAGLYATALALVYPSRYEGFGLPVLEAMACGCPVVTTRAASLPEAGGTAALYMDSPDDAAGLGDLLRRLAEDDDLRHRCRREGLAHAARFSWDRTAAATWEVLTRAASRTAP, encoded by the coding sequence ATGGAACGCCCCCGCATGACACCGCCCGTCATCCTCGTCAATGCCATTCCATTGGTGCAAGTGGCCACCGGCATCTGCCGTTACGTGCGCCAGGTGTACGCCGCCCTGGAGCGCCGCCACGGTCAGGAGGCGCGGTTCCTGTATTTCGACGGCAGCACCGCCAGCCCCGCCATGCCGGAGCCCGCCGCCTGGAGCGCCCGGGCCGGGCTGTTGCGCAGGCTGCCCACCCCGGCGGCCCTGGCCGCCCGGCTGGCCGTGCACGCCCGCCGGGAACTGGCCTTTGCCCGCGTGCTGCGCCGGCATCGGGTGGATGTGTATCACGAGACCGCCTTTTTTCCATTCCATGTCCCGGCCGGGCTGCCCACGGTGTTCACCGTGCACGATCTTTCCCTGCAGCGCCATCCCCAGTGGCACCCGCGGGAGCGCGTCCTGTATGCGCGGCTGTTTTTTCGCAGCCGCCTGCCCGATGTGACACATTTCCTGAGCGTCTCGGCCTTCACCGCCCGAGAGCTGACCGCCTGGGCCGACATTGCGCCGGCGCGCATCACCGTGACGCCCCTGGCCCATGATCGAACCCTGTTTTACGAGCCGGACACGGCCGCGGTGGCTGCCGTGCGGGCCCGGTACGCCCTGCCCGAGCGTTTTTTTCTGTTCCTCGGCAGCGGGGATCCGCGCAAAAATGCGGCCCTCATCCCCCGGGCCGTTGCTGCGGCCGGGCTGGACGTGCCCGTGGTGGGCGTGGGCTGGCGCGGCTGGGACGATCCTTCCGGCGGCATACGCAGCCTGGGATTCGTGCCGGATGCAGACCTGGCCGGCCTGTACGCCACGGCCCTGGCCCTGGTCTACCCCAGCCGGTACGAGGGCTTTGGCCTGCCCGTGCTGGAGGCCATGGCCTGCGGCTGTCCGGTGGTGACCACCCGCGCCGCCAGCCTGCCCGAGGCCGGAGGCACCGCCGCGCTGTACATGGATTCGCCCGATGATGCCGCCGGCCTGGGCGATCTGTTGCGCCGCCTTGCCGAAGACGACGATCTGCGCCACCGCTGCCGGCGTGAAGGCCTGGCCCACGCCGCCCGATTCTCCTGGGACCGCACCGCCGCTGCCACCTGGGAGGTGCTGACCAGGGCGGCCTCCCGCACTGCCCCCTGA
- a CDS encoding SO_0444 family Cu/Zn efflux transporter — protein sequence MILTFLFELCTHTWNMVALAGPWMLLGLVMAGLAKGLLPDQFVARHLGGAGLKPIALAAIIGAPLPVCSCGVLPLAAGLKSQGARRGPLASFLVATPETGVDSVAVTYALMDLPMTILRPLAAVITALCTGMAVSRTPDTKSLTPLVPMRMAGGCNTGGCGCDAAAPSPPAAQRSLGRRLREAGGHIVHDILPSIGPWFLVGSLLAGFVTAILPDDFLTRQLGQGLPTMLVMLAVSIPLYLCASASTPLAAALVLKGLSPGGALVLLLAGPATNLASLAVVTQLLGRWGMVLYVGGIALCALGLGLGTDALYAGMGWSTREWLHGEGEGGPGLVDMLCGMLLALGTLAAMLHARRQGRRHGCC from the coding sequence ATGATACTCACATTCCTTTTCGAGCTGTGCACGCACACGTGGAACATGGTGGCCCTGGCCGGGCCGTGGATGCTGCTGGGGTTGGTCATGGCCGGTCTGGCCAAGGGGCTGCTGCCCGACCAGTTCGTGGCCCGGCACCTGGGCGGCGCGGGGCTCAAACCCATTGCCCTGGCGGCGATCATCGGCGCGCCCCTGCCGGTGTGCAGCTGCGGGGTGTTGCCCCTGGCCGCGGGCCTCAAGAGCCAGGGCGCACGGCGTGGTCCCCTGGCGTCCTTTCTGGTGGCCACGCCGGAAACGGGGGTGGATTCCGTGGCCGTCACCTACGCCCTCATGGACCTGCCCATGACCATCTTGCGGCCGCTGGCGGCAGTGATCACGGCCTTGTGCACGGGGATGGCCGTCTCCCGCACGCCCGACACCAAGAGCCTGACGCCGCTTGTCCCCATGCGCATGGCCGGCGGCTGCAACACAGGCGGGTGCGGCTGTGACGCTGCCGCGCCATCGCCACCGGCTGCGCAGCGTTCCCTGGGGCGCAGACTCCGCGAGGCCGGCGGGCACATCGTCCATGACATTCTGCCGTCCATCGGGCCGTGGTTTCTGGTGGGATCGCTGCTGGCCGGCTTCGTCACCGCCATCCTGCCCGACGACTTCCTGACCCGCCAACTCGGCCAGGGCCTGCCCACCATGCTGGTGATGCTGGCGGTGTCCATACCCCTGTACCTGTGCGCCTCGGCCTCCACGCCGCTGGCCGCGGCCCTGGTGCTCAAGGGGCTTTCACCGGGCGGTGCGCTGGTGCTGCTGCTGGCCGGGCCGGCAACGAACCTGGCGTCCCTGGCGGTGGTGACGCAGCTGCTGGGCCGCTGGGGGATGGTGCTGTACGTGGGGGGCATCGCCCTGTGCGCCCTGGGCCTGGGCCTGGGCACGGACGCCCTGTATGCGGGCATGGGCTGGAGCACCCGGGAATGGCTGCACGGGGAAGGCGAAGGCGGCCCCGGCCTGGTGGACATGCTCTGCGGCATGCTCCTGGCTCTGGGCACCCTGGCGGCCATGCTGCATGCACGCCGGCAGGGCCGGCGGCACGGCTGCTGCTGA
- a CDS encoding glycosyltransferase: MADAPLRVLHVYKVYYPDSHGGIEQVICQLAGAANAMNVRSRVLCLSRTPRPQPIERPECVVHQTKTLLDKASTPIGLEIFRAFPALVREADILHYHFPYPVQDLLHVLHRPRLPSVVTYHSDIIRQQRIKKIYEPLLMHRFLGQVSSIVATSPNYFRTSDILQRYKDKVTVIPIGIDPDAYPTPTAERLAHWRARLPEPFFLFVGVLRYYKGLDILLDAAAGSPHRVVIAGAGPYAETLQRKAAALGLDRVQFLGFIDDADKMALLQCCRGVVFPSHLRSEAFGVTLLEGAMCGKPLISTEIGTGTSYVNEHNVTGLTVAPSDPQALRAAMDTLAADEALAARFGQAARARFESHFTASEMARQYVTLYRSLLERACV; encoded by the coding sequence ATGGCCGACGCCCCCCTTCGCGTGCTGCACGTCTATAAGGTCTATTACCCGGACTCCCACGGCGGCATTGAGCAGGTCATCTGCCAGTTGGCCGGCGCGGCCAACGCCATGAACGTGCGCAGCCGCGTGCTTTGCCTCTCGCGCACGCCGCGGCCGCAACCCATCGAACGGCCCGAATGCGTGGTCCATCAGACCAAGACCCTGCTGGACAAGGCCTCCACGCCCATCGGCCTGGAAATTTTCCGCGCCTTCCCCGCCCTGGTCCGTGAGGCGGACATCCTGCACTACCACTTCCCCTACCCCGTGCAGGACCTGCTGCATGTGCTCCACCGGCCGCGGCTACCCTCGGTGGTCACCTACCATTCGGACATCATCCGCCAGCAGCGCATCAAAAAAATTTACGAGCCGCTGCTGATGCATCGCTTTCTGGGCCAGGTCTCGTCCATCGTGGCCACTTCGCCCAACTATTTCCGCACCTCGGACATCCTGCAGCGCTACAAGGACAAGGTGACGGTGATTCCCATCGGCATCGACCCCGACGCCTACCCCACGCCCACGGCGGAGCGCCTGGCGCACTGGCGGGCCCGGCTGCCGGAGCCGTTCTTCCTGTTCGTGGGCGTGCTCAGGTACTACAAGGGGTTGGACATCCTGCTGGATGCCGCGGCCGGTTCGCCGCACCGGGTGGTCATCGCCGGAGCAGGGCCATATGCCGAGACGCTGCAGCGCAAGGCCGCGGCGCTGGGGCTGGACCGGGTGCAGTTTCTCGGATTCATTGACGATGCCGACAAGATGGCCCTGCTGCAGTGCTGCCGCGGCGTGGTCTTCCCGTCCCACCTGCGTTCCGAGGCCTTCGGCGTGACGCTGCTGGAAGGCGCCATGTGCGGCAAGCCGCTGATTTCCACGGAAATCGGCACCGGCACCAGCTACGTGAACGAACACAACGTCACCGGGCTGACCGTGGCCCCCTCGGACCCGCAGGCCCTGCGCGCGGCCATGGACACCCTGGCTGCGGACGAGGCCCTGGCGGCCCGGTTCGGCCAGGCGGCCCGAGCCCGATTCGAATCGCACTTCACCGCCAGTGAAATGGCCCGGCAATATGTGACGTTGTATCGATCCCTGCTGGAGCGCGCTTGCGTGTAA
- a CDS encoding ABC transporter substrate-binding protein: MKRLLFVLVFCLLLPAMAHAKTLKLAMDADPESLDPHVQLSGGMLQYSHMVFDPLVRFTKEGGFEPRLAEKWEVIDPLTTRFYLRKGVKFHSGSAFTAKDVAWTLDRLKKSDDFKGLFEPFTVAVAVDDHTVDLKTSKPYALVLAMATYLFPMDSAYYTGTDDQGKPKDAIVKTDHSFANKNASGTGPFKLIKREHGVVLELDRFADYWDKASKGNVSKIIFTPIPENAARVAALLSGGVDWIQPVPPQDYPRLEKEKNIQLVTMPGTRIITFQLNQKRKPELANPKVRLAIDYAIDSVTMVDKLLKGAATPAGQQGPEGMAGFDPTLTPRQDLEKAKALMKEAGYEKGFEATMICTNNRYVNDEKICEATVGMLAKIGIKVALTTYPKAQYWDNFDAQIADIQLIGWHPDTEDSANYSEYLLMCPNKETGYGQYNSGNYCNKALDELLMQAAVETDLAKRSELLRKVERIAYEDGAYVPLHWQNLSWAAKKGVHLEPIVNIMDFPYFGDLVID, from the coding sequence ATGAAACGGTTGTTGTTCGTGCTGGTCTTCTGCCTTTTGCTCCCCGCCATGGCGCACGCCAAAACCTTGAAGCTGGCCATGGATGCGGACCCCGAATCCCTTGACCCGCATGTGCAGCTTTCCGGCGGGATGCTTCAGTACAGCCACATGGTGTTCGACCCCCTGGTGCGCTTCACCAAGGAAGGCGGCTTCGAGCCCCGGCTGGCGGAGAAGTGGGAAGTCATCGATCCCCTGACCACGCGCTTTTACCTGCGCAAGGGCGTGAAGTTCCACAGCGGCAGCGCCTTCACCGCCAAGGACGTGGCCTGGACGCTGGACCGGCTGAAGAAGAGCGACGACTTCAAGGGTCTTTTTGAGCCCTTCACCGTCGCCGTGGCGGTGGACGACCACACCGTGGACCTGAAGACCTCCAAGCCGTACGCGCTGGTGCTGGCCATGGCCACCTACCTCTTCCCCATGGACAGCGCCTACTACACCGGTACTGACGACCAGGGCAAACCCAAGGATGCCATCGTCAAGACCGATCACTCCTTCGCCAACAAGAACGCCTCCGGCACCGGCCCCTTCAAGCTGATCAAGCGCGAGCACGGCGTGGTGCTGGAGCTGGATCGCTTTGCCGATTACTGGGACAAGGCGTCCAAGGGCAACGTGAGCAAGATCATCTTCACGCCCATTCCTGAGAACGCCGCCCGCGTGGCTGCCCTGCTCTCCGGTGGCGTGGATTGGATTCAGCCCGTGCCCCCCCAGGACTACCCCCGCCTGGAAAAGGAAAAGAACATCCAGCTGGTGACCATGCCCGGCACGCGCATCATCACCTTCCAGCTGAACCAGAAGCGCAAGCCTGAGCTGGCCAATCCCAAGGTGCGCCTGGCCATCGATTATGCCATCGACTCCGTGACCATGGTGGACAAGCTGCTCAAAGGCGCCGCCACCCCCGCCGGCCAGCAGGGCCCCGAGGGCATGGCCGGGTTCGACCCCACCCTGACCCCCCGCCAGGACCTGGAAAAAGCCAAGGCCCTGATGAAGGAAGCCGGGTACGAGAAGGGCTTCGAAGCCACGATGATCTGCACCAACAACCGCTACGTCAACGACGAAAAGATCTGCGAAGCCACCGTGGGCATGCTGGCCAAGATCGGCATCAAGGTGGCCCTGACCACCTACCCCAAGGCCCAGTACTGGGACAATTTTGACGCCCAGATCGCCGACATCCAGCTCATCGGCTGGCATCCGGACACCGAAGATTCCGCCAACTACAGCGAATACCTGCTGATGTGCCCCAACAAGGAAACCGGGTACGGCCAGTACAACTCCGGCAACTACTGCAACAAGGCGCTGGACGAACTGCTGATGCAGGCTGCCGTGGAAACCGACCTGGCCAAGCGCAGCGAACTGCTGCGCAAGGTGGAACGCATCGCCTACGAAGACGGCGCCTACGTGCCCCTGCACTGGCAGAACCTTTCCTGGGCTGCCAAGAAGGGCGTGCATCTGGAGCCCATCGTCAACATCATGGACTTCCCTTACTTCGGCGACCTGGTCATCGACTAA